The following proteins are encoded in a genomic region of Tigriopus californicus strain San Diego chromosome 6, Tcal_SD_v2.1, whole genome shotgun sequence:
- the LOC131882350 gene encoding uncharacterized protein LOC131882350 encodes MGVLATLTTFWLAIVSGVVSRNLDAQSFLQLSSNPTSGLVPYCKNEEWISCEQVSVDLTALRGKQSVILPNGETVHLIESSPGADPGSTTAFYQSEDLLDHMTITFFASGSNEVNAVIHEDDRAFSLAPCDQTGADCHVLAEENLDLFHIEDTSSNATMRDLELMTKTALEELSDVEDRQEQGRFQQDADGTYVATIKIYYTRQFAQVEPNVNAYISNMISQANAGFRGSQTQVRLRLLCTEQLNNINENQKQCPNFIPIQEYQRRAIESTWNSRFCPSISIPDKR; translated from the exons ATGGGAGTGTTAGCCACTTTAACGACCTTCTGGTTGGCAATCGTCTCTGGGGTTGTCTCAAG AAACCTCGATGCCCAATCCTTTTTGCAACTTTCCTCAAATCCCACATCGGGTCTAGTGCCTTATTGCAAGAATGAGGAATGGATCAGTTGCGAACAAGTCAGTGTCGATTTGACAGCATTGAGAGGCAAACAATCCGTGATCCTGCCCAATGGAGAGACGGTTCATCTCATCGAGTCCTCTCCAg GAGCTGATCCCGGATCAACCACGGCGTTTTATCAGTCTGAAGACCTTCTAGACCACATGACCATTACCTTCTTTGCTTCGGGCTCCAATGAGGTCAATGCCGTCATCCATGAGGACGATCGAGCATTCAGCTTGGCACCTTGCGACCAAACTGGGGCCGATTGTCACGTTTTGGCTGAGGAAAACCTAGACCTGTTTCACATTGAGGACACTTCGAGTAACGCCACCATGAGAGATTTGGAGTTAATG ACGAAAACCGCCTTAGAAGAGCTCTCCGATGTTGAGGACCGACAAGAGCAAGGTCGATTCCAACAAGACGCTGACGGGACGTACGTGGCCACCATTAAGATCTACTACACAAGACAATTTGCCCAAGTGGAACCCAACGTGAATGCTTACATCTCAAACATGATCAGTCAAGCCAATGCGGGTTTCCGAGGTTCGCAAACCCAAGTGCGACTTCGGCTATTATGCACAGAGCAACTCAATAACATCAACGAAAACCAAAAACAGTGCCCAAATTTTATCCCAATTCAGGAGTATCAAAG GAGGGCCATCGAATCTACGTGGAACAGCAGATTTTGCCCATCTATTAGTATCCCAGATAAGAGATGA